The proteins below come from a single Nitrospinota bacterium genomic window:
- the mtnA gene encoding S-methyl-5-thioribose-1-phosphate isomerase, with protein MVKTLEYKKTRLILIDQTRLPEEEVYVECNDYREVATAIKNMVVRGAPAIGVAAAFGIAIGAKKINTTSFKDFHEKIEKICKVLADTRPTAVNLFWAIDRIKKLIKDNRDLKINVLKKIIEKEAIKIMEEDIAICKKMGDIGEKLIEDGDTILTHCNAGALATAGYGTALGILRTAKKNGKRINVFVDETRPFLQGARLTAWELNKDKIPVILITDNMAGYFMKKGDINKVLVGADRIASNGDVVNKIGTYSIAILAMEHNIPFYVAAPVSSMDMSVSSGDDIPIEERDSNEITHFSGKRIAPDGIRVINPAFDMTPNRLVDAIITEKGIIRSPYDKNLKEIVSRKNPS; from the coding sequence CTGGTTAAGACACTAGAGTATAAAAAGACTAGGCTTATATTAATAGACCAGACCAGACTTCCCGAGGAAGAGGTTTATGTAGAATGTAACGATTATAGAGAAGTTGCTACTGCAATTAAGAATATGGTTGTCAGGGGAGCCCCAGCTATTGGTGTAGCGGCTGCCTTTGGTATAGCCATAGGAGCAAAAAAGATTAATACGACTAGTTTTAAAGATTTCCATGAAAAAATCGAAAAGATATGCAAGGTTTTAGCAGATACAAGACCAACAGCAGTCAATTTGTTCTGGGCTATTGATAGGATTAAGAAGCTAATAAAGGATAATAGAGATCTAAAGATTAATGTTCTAAAGAAGATAATAGAAAAAGAGGCCATTAAGATTATGGAAGAAGATATCGCCATTTGTAAAAAAATGGGTGATATAGGGGAAAAACTCATTGAGGATGGAGATACTATCTTAACCCATTGTAACGCTGGGGCGTTAGCAACGGCTGGCTATGGGACAGCATTAGGTATTTTAAGAACAGCCAAAAAAAATGGTAAAAGAATTAATGTTTTTGTAGATGAGACAAGACCATTTTTGCAAGGAGCACGACTTACAGCATGGGAACTGAATAAGGACAAGATTCCTGTTATTTTAATAACTGATAATATGGCGGGTTATTTCATGAAAAAAGGGGATATTAATAAGGTTCTTGTTGGGGCGGATAGAATTGCTTCAAATGGTGATGTTGTTAACAAGATTGGAACTTATTCTATAGCTATTTTAGCAATGGAACACAATATACCTTTTTATGTGGCTGCTCCTGTATCTTCTATGGATATGTCAGTGAGTTCAGGAGACGATATTCCAATCGAGGAGAGAGATTCAAATGAGATAACTCATTTTAGCGGAAAGAGGATAGCACCTGATGGGATTAGAGTTATCAATCCCGCCTTTGATATGACCCCTAACAGACTTGTTGATGCAATCATTACAGAAAAAGGGATTATAAGATCGCCCTATGATAAAAATTTAAAAGAGATTGTTTCGAGAAAAAATCCGTCTTAA
- a CDS encoding DUF167 domain-containing protein produces MREANDAMLKVDDATNGVIFDIKVVPKSSRNEISGIYNGVLKVKIAAPAVEGAANRECIKFLAKSFGVKTSSLTIIRGEKSREKRIMVMGINKKGILKLISKGDK; encoded by the coding sequence ATGAGGGAGGCAAATGATGCTATGTTGAAGGTTGATGATGCTACTAACGGGGTTATCTTTGATATCAAGGTTGTGCCTAAGTCTTCTAGGAATGAAATAAGTGGTATTTACAATGGAGTATTGAAGGTAAAGATTGCAGCACCTGCAGTTGAAGGAGCAGCGAATAGAGAGTGCATAAAGTTTTTGGCAAAGAGTTTCGGAGTAAAAACATCCTCTCTTACTATTATAAGGGGTGAAAAAAGCAGAGAAAAGCGAATAATGGTTATGGGGATAAATAAAAAAGGCATTTTAAAACTCATTTCAAAGGGGGATAAGTAG
- a CDS encoding DivIVA domain-containing protein, producing the protein MKITPLDIRQQQFNVRFRGFDAEEVDTFLEIVANEYEEIIEENKKLKGELEKKKEQIKLYMENEEKLKRMLKSNQKLKDEIAGTAGKEAQLIIKDAELRAREILGSSHKEVEKIKIEIQELKKHKKQLQIKIRSIIESYLKLLEKEDEGGK; encoded by the coding sequence ATGAAAATCACCCCTTTAGATATTCGTCAGCAGCAGTTTAATGTCAGATTTCGTGGTTTTGATGCTGAAGAGGTAGACACTTTTTTGGAAATAGTTGCTAATGAATATGAAGAGATTATTGAAGAAAATAAAAAATTAAAAGGTGAGTTGGAAAAGAAGAAGGAGCAGATAAAGCTCTATATGGAAAATGAAGAAAAGCTGAAAAGGATGTTGAAATCCAACCAGAAGTTGAAGGATGAAATTGCAGGAACAGCAGGGAAAGAAGCCCAGTTAATTATAAAAGATGCGGAGTTAAGGGCCAGAGAAATACTGGGCAGTTCTCACAAAGAGGTAGAGAAGATAAAGATAGAGATTCAGGAATTAAAAAAACATAAAAAACAACTTCAGATAAAGATAAGGTCTATTATTGAGTCCTATTTAAAGCTATTAGAAAAGGAAGATGAGGGAGGCAAATGA
- a CDS encoding YggT family protein: MFIVGNFITALAHILDIALNLYMWVIIIRALMSWVNPDPHNPIVQFLIRSTEPVLAPIRRYIPITGIDISPIIAIFAIIFLRSAVIQSLVQLGYQLR; encoded by the coding sequence ATGTTTATAGTTGGAAATTTTATAACGGCCTTAGCCCACATTCTGGATATTGCCCTTAATCTCTATATGTGGGTTATTATTATAAGAGCGTTAATGTCTTGGGTTAATCCCGATCCCCACAATCCTATTGTTCAGTTTTTAATAAGATCTACTGAGCCTGTATTGGCACCAATTAGAAGATATATTCCTATTACAGGTATAGATATTTCTCCCATCATAGCTATATTTGCTATAATATTCTTAAGGTCAGCTGTCATCCAATCATTGGTTCAACTAGGTTATCAACTACGATAG
- the proC gene encoding pyrroline-5-carboxylate reductase, which translates to MKKNYKLAFIGCGNMGEALIKGLLGKNFISSKNIIGMDISKERLRYIKKTYSVEAVQRNRDAVKKGDIIILAVKPQDITTVLKEIAGEINRSKLLISIAAGVSLKFIESFSSSKIRLIRVMPNTPALIQEGAAALSKGNYATEDDLETARKIFNTIGKTVIIDEKLMDAVTGLSGSGPAYIFTIVEALIAAGVKMGLSREVSQELSVQTLLGSAKMIVETGEHPARLRDMVTSPGGTTVAGLHVLEKEGLSEIIMNAIEAATKRSKELGKFLSKKKEK; encoded by the coding sequence TTGAAGAAGAATTATAAATTAGCATTTATAGGCTGTGGGAATATGGGTGAGGCATTGATAAAAGGTTTATTGGGGAAAAATTTTATCTCCTCAAAGAACATTATTGGTATGGATATAAGCAAGGAAAGGCTTCGTTATATCAAAAAGACCTATTCTGTCGAGGCTGTTCAAAGGAATAGAGATGCAGTTAAAAAGGGAGATATCATTATCCTTGCTGTGAAACCTCAAGATATAACCACAGTACTCAAAGAGATTGCTGGTGAGATTAACAGATCAAAACTATTGATATCCATTGCTGCAGGGGTTTCATTAAAATTTATCGAGTCTTTTTCCAGTTCTAAGATTAGGCTAATAAGAGTTATGCCAAATACCCCCGCCCTTATTCAAGAAGGAGCTGCTGCGTTATCTAAAGGGAATTATGCTACAGAGGATGATCTAGAAACAGCAAGAAAAATTTTTAATACAATAGGGAAGACTGTAATTATCGATGAAAAATTGATGGATGCTGTGACAGGTTTAAGCGGTAGCGGGCCTGCATATATCTTTACAATTGTAGAGGCACTGATAGCCGCAGGAGTTAAGATGGGTCTCAGTAGAGAGGTGTCTCAAGAATTATCTGTTCAAACTTTACTGGGTTCTGCGAAGATGATCGTTGAGACAGGCGAACATCCTGCAAGATTAAGGGATATGGTTACCTCTCCAGGAGGCACGACCGTAGCCGGACTTCATGTCCTAGAGAAAGAGGGTTTAAGCGAGATAATTATGAATGCAATAGAGGCAGCTACCAAGAGATCTAAAGAATTAGGAAAGTTCTTGTCAAAAAAGAAAGAGAAATAA
- a CDS encoding YggS family pyridoxal phosphate-dependent enzyme has protein sequence MSFIKDNLLEVKERMKKAAERSGRNSNEVKLIAVSKTVDVHRIKEAIKAGHQLFGENRVQEARDKIEDIGRDVKWHMIGHLQRNKVKYIFDLFDMVHSVDSIPLAHEIDRIGKKKGKVMDILIQVNISGEETKYGMEAAEMMKIIKEISNYEHISIKGLMTMPPFFNDPEDARPYFIKLRELKDEIEKQEIEGVSIEELSMGMSNDFEIAIEEGATMVRVGTTIFGERQY, from the coding sequence ATGTCTTTTATTAAAGATAATCTATTAGAAGTTAAAGAAAGAATGAAAAAGGCTGCGGAGAGAAGTGGCAGAAATTCTAATGAGGTAAAACTCATTGCTGTTTCCAAAACTGTGGATGTTCATCGCATTAAAGAGGCGATTAAGGCAGGGCATCAACTTTTTGGAGAAAACAGGGTCCAAGAGGCTAGGGATAAGATAGAAGATATAGGCAGGGATGTAAAGTGGCATATGATAGGACATCTTCAGAGGAATAAGGTTAAGTATATTTTTGACCTTTTCGATATGGTTCACTCTGTTGACAGCATTCCATTAGCACATGAGATTGATAGAATTGGTAAAAAAAAAGGAAAGGTAATGGATATTCTTATCCAGGTTAACATATCAGGGGAAGAGACAAAATATGGCATGGAAGCAGCAGAGATGATGAAGATCATAAAAGAGATTTCTAACTATGAGCATATTTCTATTAAGGGTTTAATGACCATGCCTCCCTTCTTTAATGACCCAGAAGATGCCAGGCCCTATTTTATAAAGCTTCGAGAGTTAAAAGATGAGATCGAAAAGCAAGAGATAGAAGGAGTTTCTATAGAAGAGCTCTCAATGGGGATGTCTAATGATTTTGAGATTGCAATAGAAGAGGGGGCTACTATGGTAAGGGTAGGAACAACTATATTTGGAGAGAGACAATATTAG
- a CDS encoding histidine kinase dimerization/phospho-acceptor domain-containing protein encodes MLEKTNIDNIKRLILCISHEINNPLNTISLNAQLLKRTTNEDILKRAAIIDSSVDRLKNIISQMLQSVNNHPRHIKNAKIIDLKKFKERKMFHL; translated from the coding sequence ATGTTAGAAAAAACAAATATTGATAATATAAAGAGATTAATCCTTTGTATAAGTCACGAAATAAACAATCCTTTAAACACAATATCTCTTAATGCCCAATTATTAAAGAGAACAACGAATGAGGATATCTTAAAACGGGCAGCTATCATTGACAGTAGTGTGGATAGACTAAAAAATATAATTTCCCAGATGCTCCAATCAGTAAATAACCATCCTAGACATATTAAGAATGCAAAGATAATAGATCTTAAAAAATTTAAAGAGAGAAAGATGTTTCATCTCTGA
- the pgeF gene encoding peptidoglycan editing factor PgeF: MGNSYLIKSYRRISYVTFKRLEQFPFFIHGFSFRLNDKEKQFYNALNIFKERVLSIKQIHSSHILIIEKKIDLDSLNDFRGDAIITNQINLPIAVRTADCIPIIIFDPKKKIIAIVHAGRKGTLLKITKKVIKKLKEFFGANPSDVLVGMGPSIKACCYEVGENVIEFFKKEFIHFKRYIKGNDNNKFFLDLGGINYDQLLEEGVKRENILIIDLCTCCHYREFYSYRRNNKEKGRMINIAMLADEE; this comes from the coding sequence ATGGGGAATAGTTATCTCATAAAAAGTTACAGAAGGATTAGCTATGTTACATTCAAGAGACTAGAACAATTTCCATTTTTTATTCATGGATTTAGTTTTCGGTTGAATGACAAGGAAAAGCAATTTTACAATGCTTTGAATATTTTTAAAGAGAGGGTTTTATCCATAAAACAAATCCACAGCAGTCATATACTTATCATTGAAAAAAAGATTGATTTGGATTCTTTAAATGATTTTAGAGGTGATGCAATTATTACAAATCAGATTAACCTTCCTATTGCTGTTAGGACCGCTGATTGTATCCCAATAATTATATTTGATCCCAAAAAAAAGATAATAGCCATAGTTCATGCTGGGAGAAAAGGAACCCTTTTAAAGATTACAAAGAAAGTCATTAAAAAATTAAAAGAATTCTTTGGTGCTAATCCGAGTGATGTTCTTGTTGGTATGGGACCGTCTATCAAAGCATGTTGTTATGAAGTGGGTGAAAATGTAATAGAGTTTTTTAAAAAAGAATTTATTCATTTTAAAAGATATATCAAAGGAAACGATAATAATAAATTTTTTTTAGATCTTGGTGGTATAAATTATGATCAGTTATTAGAAGAAGGTGTTAAAAGAGAAAATATATTGATTATAGATTTATGCACATGTTGTCATTATAGAGAATTTTATTCATATCGAAGAAATAATAAAGAAAAGGGGAGAATGATTAATATAGCAATGTTAGCCGATGAAGAATAA
- a CDS encoding TIGR03960 family B12-binding radical SAM protein: MIFGDALKYIDKIRRLINDEKGTVKKTFRDRISVALAYPNLYQVGMSNLGFQNIYYLLNKEEDVVCERVFLPDKEDIEVFIRRKIPLFSFESQIPIVDFNILAFSISFEADYINILRILDLAGIPLLSNQRKNYFPIVIAGGVCTFYNPEPLADFIDMFIIGEGEEAIKDFLDEFRSTLGIRGKKEEIVKRFSKIEGIYIPSGYKISYYSDGRIRSLKAKKGYPEKIKKRYTKNIDNFPTSTKIFTVNTEFSDIYLIEIERGCGKNCKFCVTSHVYGPPRYSSKEIIIEDVKKGLQYSNKIGLVGSSLMDHPQIESICHAILKMGGKISVSSLRIDALSEDFIKCLAASGHKTLAFAPEAGTERLRRFINKEMTDEEIIKGIRLITAEDIPHIKLYFLIGIPTETEGDIQGLIDLIKRIKHYILKDSRKKGRLGNITLSINPFVPKPFTPFQWDRMEDVKSLERKLKIIKNGLKKVANVFVIHELPKWSFIQAILSRGDRRVGELLLASYNLREDWRKAIKEVNINPEFYVYRKRDYKEIFPWDHIDIGIEKDYLFNKREKNIRYGE; encoded by the coding sequence TTGATTTTTGGTGATGCATTGAAGTATATTGATAAAATCAGGAGATTGATAAATGATGAAAAAGGTACTGTAAAAAAAACCTTTAGGGATAGAATATCTGTCGCTTTGGCATATCCCAATCTTTACCAAGTGGGAATGTCAAACTTAGGATTTCAAAATATTTATTATTTATTAAATAAAGAAGAAGATGTTGTTTGTGAACGAGTATTTTTACCAGATAAAGAAGATATTGAGGTTTTTATCAGAAGAAAAATCCCTCTATTCTCTTTTGAGAGTCAAATTCCTATAGTAGATTTCAATATCCTTGCCTTTTCGATATCCTTCGAAGCAGATTATATAAACATTTTGAGGATTTTGGATTTAGCTGGGATTCCTTTGTTATCAAATCAACGTAAAAATTATTTTCCAATCGTTATCGCTGGAGGTGTTTGCACCTTTTATAATCCAGAGCCTTTAGCAGATTTTATCGATATGTTTATAATAGGAGAGGGAGAGGAGGCAATAAAAGATTTTTTAGATGAATTCAGAAGCACTTTAGGTATTAGAGGAAAAAAGGAGGAAATCGTAAAGAGATTTTCTAAAATTGAGGGGATATATATCCCTTCAGGATATAAGATTAGTTATTATTCTGATGGAAGAATAAGATCTCTTAAGGCAAAGAAGGGTTATCCAGAGAAGATAAAGAAAAGATATACAAAAAATATCGATAACTTTCCTACTTCTACAAAGATTTTTACAGTGAATACAGAATTTTCTGATATATATCTTATAGAGATAGAACGGGGATGCGGGAAAAACTGTAAATTTTGTGTTACAAGTCATGTATATGGTCCACCCCGATATTCAAGCAAAGAGATCATCATTGAAGATGTTAAAAAAGGATTGCAGTATAGTAATAAGATTGGTCTTGTGGGTTCTTCCTTAATGGATCATCCACAGATAGAGTCTATCTGTCACGCTATCTTAAAGATGGGAGGGAAGATATCAGTATCTTCTTTAAGAATTGATGCCCTTTCAGAAGACTTTATTAAGTGTTTAGCTGCAAGCGGGCATAAGACATTGGCGTTTGCCCCTGAAGCCGGAACAGAACGCCTGAGAAGGTTTATAAATAAAGAGATGACAGATGAGGAAATTATAAAAGGTATAAGATTAATTACTGCCGAAGACATACCGCATATAAAATTGTATTTTTTAATTGGTATTCCAACTGAAACAGAGGGAGATATTCAAGGATTAATAGATTTGATAAAAAGGATAAAACATTACATCTTAAAAGACTCGAGAAAAAAAGGAAGATTGGGGAATATAACTTTGAGTATAAATCCTTTTGTTCCCAAGCCTTTTACCCCTTTTCAATGGGATAGAATGGAGGATGTAAAGTCTTTAGAAAGAAAGTTGAAGATTATTAAAAATGGCTTGAAAAAGGTTGCAAATGTCTTTGTTATTCATGAACTTCCCAAATGGTCATTTATCCAAGCAATATTATCAAGGGGCGATAGAAGGGTTGGAGAACTTTTACTTGCTTCTTACAATCTAAGGGAAGATTGGCGTAAAGCAATTAAAGAGGTAAATATTAATCCAGAGTTTTATGTATATAGAAAAAGAGATTATAAAGAGATATTTCCGTGGGATCATATCGATATCGGCATAGAAAAAGACTACCTTTTTAATAAAAGAGAAAAGAACATAAGATATGGGGAATAG